CATCAAACAGGCCCTTAGAGATTTGGTCAATATCAAAACCATGATAGCTTCATCTTTTGAGCCTGGCAGCGATTTCTCAGAGCACTGGTGTGAAGAATAGATGGGAAAAAATTCCTTTTGAAAATTTTGTGTTTGTGCCTAAAATATAAACCCTCACAACTTTTAGGACTCACATTCCTGCAAAATTTCAAAGAAGGCAGATCCCTGACATCTTTTTCATGAGAATGTAGGATGAAGGAAGTTTACTTATGACAAAAGAAAGCatctgacttctttcatctagtggaagatttttattttaaacaagcaTATAAGGAAAATGAATCCCaaaattttgtggaaaaaaattcttcaaaaaataaactcccatatttggcttttattttgcAAACTTCTGTTTAAGTGAAAGATTAAGTGCAATCTTAAAGCCCCTGTACTCTACAGAAGACACTGCAACATCACAATATTAAAAGTCAGTGTTGGTAAGTAACCTTATAGCataacatttttaagatgccTAAGCTAACAACAACAGGAATGCAGAGATACTGgctttaaaatgattattatcAACTTACTACGAaatatgttcatttctttttcatatttgaatAATATACTAAGTAACATATTTAACTGAGatgtaaatagaaaaataactttctgtACTGAGTCTATTGCACCGTAATATGGGTTTAGGGTAAGAAACTAGTATGTTTATTAAGCATTAATTTCGTGCTATATGCTATGCAGAAACTGTCATAGATCATCCCTGCCACCCCACAAAAAATAAGCTTACAAAACGCATTTAACATTCTATCCTAGTaaaggagagatttagaagcaggcaaacatttatttctgtgcAGCCAGTTGCCTACTGTGCCCAAAACTCAGAGTATATAGCCAAGAACAAGTAGACTATGTTCTCTTCCTAAGTGatgattcttttgaaaaatgagtatTCTCTTCATTCCTAAACAGGAACATGTTTGAAACTAGTCCTAACTGATAAACACATGTCTCTTGACCTTGCAGGTTACTGAACCAATGAATACCTCTGAGCCAGATTCCAGCTTCCCTTTTGTAAGAGAATTTATACTCCTAGATTTTTCTTGTGAGTGGAAAATTCAGATCCTCCTCTTCTCACTCTTCCTTACAACATATGCTCTGACCATAACAGGGAATGGGTCTATTGTTTGTGCATTATGGTGTGACCAGCGACTCCACATCCCCATGTACATATTCCTGGGTAATTTCTCCTTTCTAGAGATCTGGTATGTCTCTTCTACAGTCCCCAAGATGTTGGTCAACTTCCTCTCAGATAAAAAGACCATCTCCTTTGTTGGAtgtttcttccaattttatttctttttttctttgggaACAACTGAATGCTTACTTTTGGCCACCATGGCCTTTGATCGGTACCTTGCTATCTGCCACCCCTTGCACTACCCTAATATCATGACTGGGCATCTCTGTACCAAACTGGTCATTATCTGCTGGGTTTGTGGATTTCTGTGGTTCCTGATCCCCATTATTCTCATCTCTCAGATGCCCTTCTGTGGTCCAAACATCATTGACCATGTTGTGTGTGACCCAGGGCCACTATTTGCTTTGGCCTGTGTCTCTGCTCCAAAAACCCAACTGCTTTGCTACACTCTAAGCTCATTAGTTATCTTTGGTAACTTCCTCTTCATCCTTGGGTCCTATACTCTTGTCCTGTTAGCAGTGTTGCGAATGCCTTCAGCCAATGGGAGACGGAAGGCCTTCTCTACCTGTGGGTCCCATTTGGCTGTGGTATCCCTCTTCTATGGCTCTCTGATGGTGATGTATGTGAGCCCAGGACTTGGACATTCTGCTGGGATGCAGAAAGTTGCAACTTTGTTCTATGCTATGGTGACCCCACTCTTCAACCCCCTCATCTATAGCCTACGGAATAAGGAGATAAAGGCAGCCTTGAGGAAAGTTCTGGGGAGTTTCAACACAATCTAAGACATACTAGATGATCCCTCCATTATCAGGTCAGTATAGTCCAACCAAAAGCAACCAGAATTATATTATCATCCAAATCTTCAGATGTGGATTTAATGATATTAACTTCTATCAGCCTACAAAATTAAGGCTCTATGGGGCCACTTATAATCATAAAGTACTGAGATTATATAGATAAATGGAAATGTTGGATTCCTCTTGGCACTTAGACTGcatattaaataagaaatgtacaCATTTGGGTGTTTTTTGGATAGTTCTTAAGATTCATCTGTgataaaaatttctaaattctATTTGATAATTTAGATGAACAGTTCCAGAgtcaataaaattatatttatgtcaTTTTGCTTGTTTAGTTAGCTGGTtgtaaataaaagaaggaaatacattCTTTCCGATTGTGGTTCTTATTATATTtggctttattattttcctcGTAAATAAACCCTTAAAAGCAATCATGCAAAATTTCTGTTGGACAGTAGCAGTATGCTAGCTTAGTAACATACAGACATATGTTACTTCCTTGATACACTACCTCTTTCTAAGCCCCTAAAGGGTAGGTTCTAATTCTTTATATAACAGCGTCAAAGTGTTCTTTGAAATGCAGTATTCTGAGGACTAATAGTTTCACCAAAATGAAGTAGCACCAAAAATTTGATTGGTCAGGCAATGGGATTTTACGTAGTAGAATATCTCCTTCTAAAAACTGGAGAAGGAAATGATCTTGGGGATAAATTACTtaagttcaaaaaaataaataaataaatgacagttCATTGTTATTTCTTGCTGAAACAGTGTTAAAATAACattaaggaaaaattttaaagaaggatCCAGAATTCAATCCCTATAACTA
This DNA window, taken from Camelus dromedarius isolate mCamDro1 chromosome 5, mCamDro1.pat, whole genome shotgun sequence, encodes the following:
- the LOC105103700 gene encoding olfactory receptor 11H12: MNTSEPDSSFPFVREFILLDFSCEWKIQILLFSLFLTTYALTITGNGSIVCALWCDQRLHIPMYIFLGNFSFLEIWYVSSTVPKMLVNFLSDKKTISFVGCFFQFYFFFSLGTTECLLLATMAFDRYLAICHPLHYPNIMTGHLCTKLVIICWVCGFLWFLIPIILISQMPFCGPNIIDHVVCDPGPLFALACVSAPKTQLLCYTLSSLVIFGNFLFILGSYTLVLLAVLRMPSANGRRKAFSTCGSHLAVVSLFYGSLMVMYVSPGLGHSAGMQKVATLFYAMVTPLFNPLIYSLRNKEIKAALRKVLGSFNTI